CGTGCAGGCCCCGGCCCGCAAAAAGATAGAAGCCGATCGTACCCAACACCAGCAGTGGCAGCTGCAGCAGGAACTCGTGATTCTTGCGCCCGGTGTTCCACAACACTGGCGTCGACAACCCCCACCACACATAGGCGGGAATGCTGAGAAACAGCAGGCCGAGCACCCAGGCGGCGCCGGTCCAACGCGTTCCGTAAAGAAACCTGACCAGGTCGCTTGATACCAGCGACAAGAACACGAACGCCGGCAGCACCAGGACCAGCACCACCGCAACCATCTGGTGGTAGGCACGGCCGAGCCGCTGCGGATCGGTCTGGAGTCTGGCACCGGCCGACAGGAACGCCGGTTGCAAAGCCCCGAGCAGCAGCGTGTTGGGCATGGTGGCGACGTTGTAGGCCACGTTGTAGAGGCCGAGGGCGTGGGCATTGAGCAGGCGCCCAATCATGATCCGATCGATATTGTTCAGAAACCAGTTGACGATATTGGTGAAGAATACCGCGCGACCGGTGCCGACCGCATGCGCCGCATCCGCATACCAGAGAAGTGGACGCAGCGAATGCGGGCGGACCGCGAAGTTTGCCACCAGCATCACAGCAGCCTGCACCAGCCAGGCCGCGACCAGCGCATCCACGCCCCAGCCGGACAGCGCCATCGGAACACCGACTGCAAGATACCCCACTGCGTAGCTTCCGATCTGGATCAGGCCGACTGCACGGAAATTCAGATCGCGTTGCATCATGTAGCCGGATGGCGATGCCGCTGCGGCGAGCAGACTGGCCAGCGACAGCCATTCGATCACGGCCTTGGCCCGAGGTTCGTTGAAATAGGTCGCCAGCGCCGGCGCCGACAGGTACAACGCCGCCATCGTCAACAGCCCCACGATAACCTGCCAGGTGAACGCGAAGCGCACGTCCTCTTCGTGCAGCACGTTGCGCTGAAGCAGGCTCCAGCTGAAGCCGAAGCTCGAAACGAAATTGGCGAACGTCAGCACCACGGTGCCGATCGCGAACACGCCGTAGACATCCGGCCCGAGTGTGCGCGCCAGCACGACTTGTGCGGCCAGTTGCAGCACGAACCGAACGGCGGTGGAGACAGCACTCCACTTGACCGCAGACACCCCCGAGCGGCCGAGCTCACCCATGCCTCAGCCCTTCGGTGTCACGATCGCTGGCGTCTCACGGCGATGATTCCCATCAGAACCAAGGTACCGAGCACCATGCCGTAGCTGCGCCAATCGGAATCGCCAGCTTCACTCTGTTCACCCGCAGAATCCTTGGTCGCCCGCACGGTGGCATCAACGCTCGTAACCTTGCCACCGGCGTCGCCCGCGGTTTTGAAGGCCGCCGGCATGACTCCATTCACCGCCGGCGTGCTCGTCGCAGGCGCGGCGGAAGCACTGGCTGCCGTCATGCATGCGGCGAAGACGACTGCAAGAAAGGAGCTGTGATTCATCTTCATCTCCCTTTCAATATGTAGCAACTTTGCAGTCTAATGTCACAAATCGCAATAGGCCGAATGATCCATCGCCGGGCCACCGGGCTTCGCGATTCGAGGATCGGACAGCGCGACACACGATCTGGAACCACCCAACGAAGACGCTCAATCCCTCAGTTGGGAATGACAATATCCGAAAGTGCGCATTTACTGACTTATGGTTCTAACGGGCGCGGCCTCAGAACCGGGCGCTGAGTTCGAGATCGCCCTCGAGGGGGAGGTCGTTCGACTCTCTATGATCGGCCCACCGTGATACCCCCCGACTGCTTGAGCTTCGTCGATGGCTGCGATCCAGCTCTCCCTGTTTAAAGGAATCGATCCGACCGGCACCGATCGGGACGCGCCCCAGTTGCTGGACCTGGTCGAGCGGGTCACGGGCTGCGGTGCCTGGTTGCTCACGCCGTCCGACCGTCGCATGGCGCTGACCGACCGGCTGGCGGCGATGCTGAAACGGCCGCGCACCGCGGCGCGGTCGATCTCGCTGGACGAGGCGCTCGGGTTCTACGCGCCGGAATCGCGCGCCGCGATCACCGCTGCGTTCAACGCCTGTCTGGCACAGGCGGCGCCGCTGAACCTGGAATCCGAACTCGTCACCTACACCGGTGAGCGACTGTGGGTCCGGACGATCGGGCGGGCCGTGCGCGACCGCGCCGGCGCGCTGGTCCGGGTCCAGGGGATGGTGCAGGATCTGACCGAGAAGCGCCGCGCCGAGCAGGAAAACCTGAATGCGACGCTGCGCCTGAGCCTGACGCTGGCCAGCGTCACGATCGACCGCGCCGGGCGCTTCACGTTCGTGAACCGCGAGAGCGAACGTCTGCTGCGACGCAGCAGCGCCGAACTGCTAGGGCACGCGATCTGGGAGGAGCTGGCTGCCGAGGACGCCAGCCGGCTGCGGCGCGAACTGCGCACGACGCTGGGCACCGGGCATGGCGTCGAACTGGAACTGTATTTCCCCGAACTCGGCAAGTGGCTCGAACTGCGCGCCTATCCGTTCGAAGAAGGCCTGGCCGTGTACCTGCGCGACGTCACCGCGCTGCGTCAGGCCCGGGAACAGTCGCTGCTGTTGCAGACCAGCATCAACCGACTGAACGACATCGTGCTGATCGCCGCCGGAAGTCCGTTGAGCGACCCGGAGCCGCACATCGTGTTCGTGAACGACGCGTTCGAGCGGCACACCGGTTTCAGCCGCGCCGAGGTGCTGGGCCAGACGCCGCGCATGCTCGCCGGCCCGGTCACGCAGCGCAACGAAATCGACCGCAT
This genomic interval from Burkholderiaceae bacterium contains the following:
- a CDS encoding putative membrane protein, which gives rise to MGELGRSGVSAVKWSAVSTAVRFVLQLAAQVVLARTLGPDVYGVFAIGTVVLTFANFVSSFGFSWSLLQRNVLHEEDVRFAFTWQVIVGLLTMAALYLSAPALATYFNEPRAKAVIEWLSLASLLAAAASPSGYMMQRDLNFRAVGLIQIGSYAVGYLAVGVPMALSGWGVDALVAAWLVQAAVMLVANFAVRPHSLRPLLWYADAAHAVGTGRAVFFTNIVNWFLNNIDRIMIGRLLNAHALGLYNVAYNVATMPNTLLLGALQPAFLSAGARLQTDPQRLGRAYHQMVAVVLVLVLPAFVFLSLVSSDLVRFLYGTRWTGAAWVLGLLFLSIPAYVWWGLSTPVLWNTGRKNHEFLLQLPLLVLGTIGFYLFAGRGLHAAAAVTVALLFGRAVVIGFAALRALRLSAIALLPHALRGLLLSALCIATVRTAQYAVAQFTMPLLSLVASGLAALTLLLLLLIFRPQILGQETAGMLLRFFPRLSNVLARAGGASLSNGAGERGG